The following coding sequences are from one Epilithonimonas vandammei window:
- a CDS encoding S8 family peptidase: MTKVLFSVSFLFSLYYINGQDRKLKNEFALQRVENEKKLDQFLPKTAKHYSDKSAEDLKKNLAGFAGEVPLFYSIEETSANATSNVDELQAGTVSGVPAVTGNGIKITIFDAGRIQDTHEQFATNRAVNKEASTEAKHYHGTNVNSLLIGNGLATGNFTQSSVSYPKANAKGILPQAVTDNYMFGATTINGTVQNNYEKLASLPDLNISNHSYGINSGWNKPGTANTYYWYGNYDLNHQDTYAGAYGVQDYNFDKIVYSQPQQIIVKSTGNYYGVGPNASSVKYRYNTTTNAWVLFGANDEVPPANCSQGNNCIYFGSLAKNIITVGAVNQLTTPDLKYTQASDVVKGSFSSAGPRKDGAVKPDLTAVGVDMIMANYITSNPSATNLYVVNYGTSYAAPIVTGIAGALTQIQRNISGNNSFIFKADEMKALLTHTANEAGRPGPDVWYGWGLVDAKKAAQVLVNRLNEDAYLEKNNLQSGIKFTKQVKASGSEPLKVSVSWVDPAIAYFTNDTDLQQNNSSRLVNDLDVRVIDEANGSVYYPWKLDISNPNANATKGDNSVDNVEQIVIDNPTANGLYRIEVTNKNPLVNQVGNAVTQDFALVATGTKKITMASADITKDEVKVFPTKTKDIINVNLQNNPERIALFDMNGKMIFESLINSRTQTLSLAQYPKGLYIVTVKTKSGIVAKKVIKE; this comes from the coding sequence ATGACAAAAGTTTTATTCAGTGTAAGTTTTTTATTTTCATTGTATTACATCAATGGTCAGGATCGTAAACTGAAAAATGAGTTTGCCTTACAGCGTGTTGAAAATGAAAAAAAATTAGATCAATTCCTTCCGAAAACTGCCAAGCATTATTCTGATAAATCAGCTGAGGATCTTAAGAAAAATCTGGCCGGTTTTGCAGGTGAGGTTCCACTTTTTTATTCCATTGAAGAGACTAGTGCCAACGCTACCTCTAACGTAGATGAGCTACAGGCAGGGACAGTTTCAGGGGTGCCTGCTGTAACAGGAAACGGTATCAAAATCACGATTTTCGATGCTGGACGTATTCAAGATACCCACGAGCAATTTGCAACTAACAGAGCGGTAAACAAGGAGGCTTCAACGGAAGCAAAACATTATCACGGAACTAATGTAAATAGTCTTTTAATTGGAAATGGATTGGCAACGGGTAATTTTACTCAAAGCAGTGTTTCCTATCCCAAAGCCAATGCAAAAGGGATACTTCCGCAAGCTGTGACAGATAATTATATGTTTGGAGCAACTACCATCAACGGTACTGTTCAGAATAATTATGAAAAGCTGGCGAGTTTGCCAGATCTTAATATCTCGAACCACTCTTATGGAATCAATTCCGGATGGAATAAGCCGGGAACAGCTAATACGTACTATTGGTACGGCAATTATGATCTTAATCACCAGGATACTTATGCCGGAGCTTATGGCGTGCAGGATTATAATTTTGATAAAATTGTTTATTCTCAGCCTCAACAGATCATTGTAAAATCTACAGGGAATTACTATGGCGTAGGACCTAACGCAAGCTCTGTAAAATACAGATATAATACAACTACAAATGCTTGGGTTCTCTTTGGCGCTAATGATGAAGTGCCTCCAGCGAATTGCAGCCAAGGTAATAATTGTATCTACTTCGGATCATTAGCAAAAAATATTATTACAGTGGGTGCAGTTAATCAGCTAACTACGCCAGATCTAAAATATACTCAGGCTTCTGATGTGGTAAAAGGAAGCTTCAGTAGTGCAGGACCTAGAAAAGACGGTGCAGTGAAACCTGATCTCACAGCTGTTGGTGTAGATATGATCATGGCAAACTACATAACATCCAATCCTAGTGCTACTAATCTGTATGTAGTAAATTATGGGACATCTTACGCCGCACCAATCGTAACCGGAATTGCAGGTGCATTGACCCAGATTCAAAGAAATATATCTGGAAACAATTCCTTTATTTTTAAAGCAGATGAGATGAAGGCTTTATTAACGCATACGGCTAATGAGGCCGGAAGACCTGGTCCAGATGTCTGGTATGGCTGGGGATTGGTAGACGCCAAAAAGGCGGCTCAGGTTTTAGTCAATAGGCTGAATGAAGATGCTTATCTGGAAAAAAATAATCTCCAATCTGGTATTAAATTTACAAAACAGGTCAAAGCTTCCGGAAGTGAACCTCTCAAAGTCAGTGTTTCTTGGGTTGATCCCGCAATTGCATATTTTACTAATGATACAGATCTTCAGCAAAATAATAGTTCCAGATTGGTTAATGACTTGGATGTGAGAGTAATTGATGAAGCTAACGGTAGCGTTTATTATCCGTGGAAACTTGACATTTCGAATCCTAATGCCAATGCCACAAAAGGCGATAACTCGGTAGATAATGTAGAACAGATTGTGATTGATAATCCAACAGCAAACGGATTGTACAGAATTGAGGTTACTAATAAGAATCCGCTTGTAAATCAGGTCGGAAATGCAGTAACACAGGACTTTGCTTTGGTTGCCACCGGAACTAAGAAAATAACAATGGCTTCTGCTGACATCACAAAAGATGAAGTAAAAGTTTTCCCTACAAAAACGAAGGATATTATAAATGTAAATCTTCAGAATAATCCGGAAAGAATTGCGCTGTTTGATATGAATGGTAAAATGATTTTCGAAAGTTTGATTAATTCCAGAACTCAGACGTTAAGTCTTGCTCAGTATCCAAAAGGTCTTTATATAGTGACGGTTAAAACGAAATCCGGAATTGTAGCTAAGAAAGTTATCAAGGAATAA
- the dnaE gene encoding DNA polymerase III subunit alpha: MYLVFDTETTGLPKNFNAPLSDSDNWPRMVQIAWQLHDENGNLIENQDYIIKPEGYDIPFNAARIHGITTKIAQEEGRDLQEVLEEFSQVLEKVTVVSGHNVEFDYNIVGAEFLRKNITDNLQQKPKADTMILGTDYCKLEGGRGGKYKSPKLEELYEKLYGHKFDEAHNAAADVNATAQVFFEMMRIGVIPADVLKITDDKLKEYQAANPNPIKPFGIVIRRQVASFNNKKKQTDFGSVDEIDLGKYFHFDNHSVFSTLTATTNINDLINKAKQDNFPAVGMVDLGNMMGAFKFVSAVESANSEISKKHKDYLAKKQEAEEKGEVFNEEEPNANPLIPIVGCEFYISDRYEQKQFTKDDPDRRTQVVLLAKDFNGYKNLVKLSSIGFQKGFYFGVPRISRELIAQYKEGLIALTSGIFGDIPSTILNIGEQRGEELFQWWKNTFEDDFYVQIQNHKLPEEEHLNEVLLQFADKYNVKILAQNETFYTNKSDANIQDILSCIKDGEKLSTPIGKGFGKRKGLTTREYYIKNADELKETFLAYPDAFEAYEEFFAKFTPYTLKRDVLLPKFDIPQEFIHPEDDLDGGKRGEMAYLTFLTYEGAKKRYTETGITPEIKERLDFELDVIANTGYPGYFLIVQDFCNEARNMGVWVGPGRGSAAGSAVAYCIGITNVDPIKYDLLFERFLNPERVSMPDIDIDFDDEGRDKIIKWVVDKYGQDQVAQIITYSVLGGKSAIKDAGRVLDLSIPETNMIAKLIPSTPGMNIAKALSKYDKLKPEEQQLVDEMKAILNNENDSRFSVLESAKKMEGCIRNTGIHACGVIITPEPVSNLVPITIAAKDADILVSQFDNSVAESAGLLKMDFLGLRTLTIIKDAVKLVKERHGVDIDPDAIPLDDAKTYQLFKEGRTIGIFQYESPGMQKYMRELKPTVFADLIAMNALYRPGPIKYIPNFINRKHGTEEIIYDLPETQEYLEETYGITVYQEQVMLLSQKLANFTKGEADTLRKAMGKKQIDVLNKMYPKFIEGGRKNNLDEERLEKIWNDWKAFAEYAFNKSHSTCYAWIAYQTAYLKANYPAEYMASVMSNNINNTASITMFMEDCKAIGVDVLGPDVNESQYKFSVNEKGQIRFGLGAIKGIGEGPSEAITKERQNGRFKTIYEFFERVPSSQVNKRVAESLVIAGAFDELDSYHRGQYFDTDTAGRTNLERLLRYGQSFQESKNEMENSLFADFADEVKIEQPKLLPCAEWPNMHKLNKEKEIIGFYLSAHPLDEFKYQFQFLQGVLSKKAVLEEKKEEIILEEVVPILEKDSSPDEEVPDILVSDDPGLEDEIIEESTKKAEPKGNFNFLNLEEVEAFKDLAFPPKTAELFEEKKSWKDKMNEKDNTKEYTVAGLITEYRVTDGFRSGEKVAFVMLEDYTGSYSFRLGDRDYMRLKDKLEVQRFVIMKIKYSQGKDGRVFVNVNEVLELKEAFEKFAKSLSVVVPLDSLRQSDIEFFKENIIQNQGEQKLNFFIKNPEDESVLEVVSMQHKININENLLEVIHQINNYEVFLN, from the coding sequence ATGTATTTAGTTTTCGATACCGAAACCACAGGTTTACCCAAAAATTTCAACGCACCGCTTTCCGATTCCGACAACTGGCCCAGAATGGTTCAGATTGCGTGGCAGTTACACGATGAAAATGGAAATCTTATAGAAAACCAGGACTATATCATAAAGCCAGAAGGTTATGATATTCCTTTCAACGCTGCCAGAATCCATGGAATCACGACAAAAATCGCCCAAGAAGAAGGCCGGGATCTGCAAGAAGTTTTGGAAGAGTTTTCTCAGGTTCTGGAAAAAGTCACCGTAGTTTCCGGTCATAACGTAGAATTTGATTATAATATTGTTGGTGCCGAATTTCTTCGGAAAAACATCACCGATAATTTACAGCAAAAACCGAAAGCCGATACGATGATTTTGGGAACAGATTATTGTAAATTGGAAGGTGGGCGCGGCGGAAAATATAAATCGCCAAAACTGGAAGAGCTCTACGAAAAACTATACGGTCACAAATTTGACGAAGCGCACAATGCCGCCGCCGACGTAAATGCAACTGCGCAAGTTTTTTTCGAGATGATGAGAATTGGTGTAATTCCTGCAGATGTCCTGAAAATCACTGATGACAAGTTAAAAGAATATCAGGCTGCCAATCCAAATCCTATAAAACCGTTCGGAATTGTCATCAGAAGACAGGTTGCCAGCTTCAACAATAAGAAAAAACAAACCGACTTTGGCAGTGTGGACGAAATTGATCTGGGAAAATATTTCCATTTCGACAACCACAGTGTTTTCTCTACACTCACCGCCACTACCAATATCAATGACCTCATCAACAAAGCCAAACAGGATAATTTCCCTGCTGTAGGAATGGTAGATCTGGGCAATATGATGGGCGCATTCAAATTTGTATCTGCAGTAGAAAGCGCCAATTCCGAGATCAGTAAAAAACATAAAGATTATCTTGCTAAAAAGCAGGAAGCGGAGGAAAAAGGCGAGGTTTTCAATGAGGAAGAACCCAATGCCAATCCGCTGATTCCAATTGTTGGTTGCGAATTTTATATTTCTGACCGCTACGAGCAGAAACAATTTACCAAAGATGATCCGGACAGAAGAACACAAGTTGTGCTTTTGGCGAAGGATTTTAACGGTTATAAAAATCTTGTAAAACTATCCAGTATTGGTTTCCAAAAAGGTTTTTATTTTGGCGTTCCAAGGATCAGCCGAGAACTGATTGCGCAATATAAAGAAGGTCTAATAGCCCTCACTTCTGGGATTTTTGGAGATATTCCCAGCACCATTCTGAACATTGGTGAACAGCGTGGTGAAGAATTGTTCCAGTGGTGGAAAAATACATTTGAAGACGATTTCTATGTTCAGATCCAGAATCATAAACTACCGGAAGAAGAGCATTTGAATGAAGTGTTACTGCAATTTGCAGATAAGTATAATGTAAAAATCCTTGCTCAAAACGAAACATTTTACACCAATAAAAGCGATGCTAACATTCAGGATATTTTGAGTTGTATCAAAGATGGTGAAAAATTATCTACACCTATTGGTAAAGGATTCGGGAAAAGAAAAGGACTCACAACTCGTGAATATTACATCAAAAATGCGGACGAGTTAAAAGAAACTTTCCTTGCTTATCCCGATGCATTCGAAGCTTATGAAGAGTTTTTTGCAAAATTCACTCCATACACTTTGAAACGTGATGTGTTGCTTCCGAAATTCGATATTCCTCAAGAATTCATCCATCCGGAAGATGATTTAGACGGTGGAAAGCGCGGCGAAATGGCGTATCTTACTTTCCTTACATATGAAGGTGCAAAAAAACGTTACACAGAAACAGGCATCACGCCAGAAATAAAAGAACGCCTTGATTTTGAGCTGGATGTAATTGCCAACACCGGTTATCCGGGCTACTTTTTGATTGTTCAGGATTTCTGTAATGAGGCCCGAAACATGGGCGTTTGGGTTGGTCCCGGCCGTGGATCTGCGGCAGGATCTGCAGTTGCTTATTGTATTGGAATTACCAATGTAGACCCGATTAAATACGATTTACTTTTCGAGAGATTCCTGAATCCGGAAAGGGTTTCGATGCCCGACATCGATATCGATTTTGATGATGAAGGACGAGATAAAATCATCAAATGGGTGGTGGACAAATATGGACAGGATCAAGTGGCGCAAATCATCACTTATTCTGTTTTAGGAGGCAAATCTGCCATAAAAGATGCAGGAAGAGTTTTGGATCTTTCTATTCCGGAAACCAATATGATTGCCAAATTAATCCCATCTACACCTGGGATGAATATCGCCAAAGCATTATCAAAATATGATAAACTGAAACCGGAAGAGCAACAACTGGTGGATGAAATGAAGGCTATCCTAAACAACGAAAATGATTCTAGATTTTCCGTTTTGGAAAGTGCCAAAAAAATGGAAGGCTGCATCCGTAATACAGGAATCCACGCTTGTGGCGTTATCATCACACCAGAACCTGTTAGCAACCTTGTTCCGATTACTATTGCTGCGAAAGATGCTGATATTTTGGTTTCCCAGTTCGACAACTCTGTTGCGGAAAGCGCAGGCCTTCTGAAAATGGACTTTCTAGGTCTGCGAACTTTAACGATTATTAAAGATGCCGTAAAACTGGTTAAAGAACGGCACGGTGTTGATATTGACCCGGATGCTATTCCGCTGGATGATGCGAAAACGTATCAGTTATTCAAAGAAGGGCGGACTATCGGGATTTTCCAATATGAAAGTCCGGGAATGCAAAAATATATGCGTGAGCTGAAACCAACTGTTTTTGCAGATCTTATTGCAATGAATGCGCTGTACAGACCTGGCCCTATTAAATACATCCCGAATTTCATCAACAGGAAACACGGAACAGAAGAAATCATTTATGATTTACCGGAAACGCAAGAATATCTGGAAGAAACTTATGGCATCACAGTTTATCAGGAGCAGGTAATGCTCTTGTCTCAGAAACTCGCCAACTTTACCAAAGGTGAGGCCGATACACTGAGAAAAGCGATGGGAAAAAAGCAGATAGACGTGCTGAATAAAATGTATCCGAAATTTATAGAAGGCGGACGAAAAAATAATCTGGATGAGGAAAGATTAGAAAAAATCTGGAACGACTGGAAAGCGTTTGCAGAATATGCTTTTAACAAATCCCACTCTACTTGTTATGCGTGGATTGCCTACCAGACTGCCTACTTAAAAGCCAATTATCCGGCTGAATATATGGCAAGTGTGATGAGCAACAACATCAACAATACTGCTTCTATCACGATGTTTATGGAAGATTGCAAAGCGATAGGTGTAGATGTTTTGGGTCCCGATGTGAATGAGTCTCAATATAAATTCTCTGTAAATGAGAAAGGGCAAATTCGTTTTGGTTTGGGCGCCATCAAAGGAATTGGCGAAGGTCCAAGTGAGGCTATCACCAAAGAGAGACAAAACGGAAGATTCAAAACGATTTATGAGTTTTTTGAGCGTGTTCCTTCTTCTCAAGTCAATAAAAGAGTGGCAGAAAGTTTGGTTATTGCTGGTGCATTTGATGAATTGGATTCTTATCACCGTGGGCAATATTTTGATACAGACACAGCCGGAAGAACCAATTTGGAAAGACTATTGCGCTACGGGCAAAGTTTTCAGGAGAGTAAAAACGAAATGGAAAATTCGCTTTTTGCAGATTTTGCAGACGAGGTAAAAATAGAACAGCCCAAATTATTGCCTTGTGCAGAATGGCCTAATATGCACAAACTGAATAAGGAAAAAGAAATCATAGGGTTTTATCTCTCTGCTCATCCGCTGGACGAATTCAAATATCAATTTCAATTTTTGCAAGGCGTACTTTCTAAAAAGGCCGTTTTGGAAGAAAAGAAAGAAGAAATTATTTTGGAAGAAGTGGTTCCAATTTTAGAAAAAGATAGTTCTCCAGACGAGGAAGTTCCTGACATTTTAGTTTCTGATGATCCTGGATTGGAAGACGAAATCATCGAAGAATCTACAAAAAAAGCAGAGCCAAAAGGAAACTTTAACTTTCTGAATTTGGAAGAAGTAGAAGCATTCAAAGACTTGGCTTTCCCACCAAAAACAGCAGAATTGTTTGAGGAAAAGAAAAGTTGGAAAGACAAAATGAATGAAAAAGACAATACAAAAGAATATACTGTTGCAGGACTAATCACTGAATATCGTGTGACAGATGGTTTCCGAAGCGGAGAAAAAGTTGCTTTTGTGATGTTGGAAGATTATACAGGCTCCTACTCTTTCCGGTTGGGCGATAGAGATTATATGCGATTAAAAGATAAACTAGAAGTTCAACGATTCGTCATTATGAAAATCAAATATTCTCAAGGTAAAGATGGACGTGTTTTCGTTAATGTGAATGAAGTTTTGGAACTGAAAGAAGCATTCGAAAAATTTGCTAAAAGTTTGTCTGTTGTTGTTCCACTAGATTCATTGCGACAATCTGATATTGAGTTTTTCAAAGAAAACATCATACAAAATCAAGGAGAGCAAAAACTTAATTTCTTTATCAAAAATCCGGAAGACGAATCTGTTTTAGAAGTGGTTTCTATGCAGCATAAGATTAACATCAATGAAAATCTTTTGGAAGTGATTCATCAAATCAATAATTACGAGGTTTTTTTGAATTAA
- a CDS encoding T9SS-dependent choice-of-anchor J family protein codes for MKKILLSSFLALGIFANAQFVQNFDAGTTTPAGWTVINGGDPNGFVFGTVPTGGSVTAAQSGSNVARIQYNAAAHDDYLVTPAITVQAGVNDRLSYYVASYSSSYTENYNVMLSTTTPTAAAFTTTLKATSKAPAAWTKVTLDLTPYVGQTVYVGFHAVDTDQWYLMFDSVVNDTVPSTVPSCTTPTAPANGATDVNVRTTFTWPDASGATSYKLYLGTTPGGNEVLNGVTASSGATLTNNPPLNANTTYYYKVVPVNDIGDATGCVETSFTTGSNPYAPYCGPFTSSTPTQITPITSFTLNGVTNDSDTTATTFGSFATNESFTGTAIEVKNNITTIPFSVTGIGVANNGWGASVFIDWNEDGDFLDAGESYFNTTATMLRTTTVTNGKATLSGNLAIPTGATLGQKRLRVKYNFTGTTINLPLTTACTDLSNGQVEDYTIDYKSFLAVSDLNKADISVYPNPFKDILKISDVKGVKSITVNDMSGRAVKSLEPAAEINLSNLKEGLYIVNLKMEDGSVKTFKAIKK; via the coding sequence ATGAAAAAAATTTTACTTTCAAGCTTTCTAGCTTTGGGAATCTTTGCTAATGCTCAGTTCGTACAAAATTTTGACGCAGGTACTACAACACCAGCTGGGTGGACTGTGATCAATGGCGGAGACCCTAATGGCTTTGTATTTGGAACAGTTCCTACTGGCGGATCAGTAACAGCTGCGCAATCCGGATCCAACGTTGCCAGAATTCAGTATAACGCTGCAGCGCACGATGACTATTTAGTAACACCAGCCATTACTGTACAAGCTGGTGTAAATGATAGGTTATCATATTATGTAGCAAGTTATAGTTCCTCTTATACGGAAAATTACAACGTAATGCTATCAACTACTACTCCTACAGCAGCTGCGTTTACAACCACTCTAAAAGCTACTTCAAAAGCACCTGCAGCTTGGACAAAAGTCACTTTAGACCTCACACCTTATGTGGGACAAACGGTTTATGTTGGTTTTCACGCAGTTGACACGGATCAATGGTATCTGATGTTTGATTCCGTTGTAAATGATACAGTACCATCAACGGTTCCTTCTTGTACAACCCCAACAGCACCTGCTAATGGCGCAACAGATGTGAATGTAAGAACTACATTTACTTGGCCTGATGCAAGTGGCGCAACTTCCTACAAATTATACTTAGGAACTACTCCAGGTGGAAATGAAGTACTTAATGGTGTAACAGCTTCTTCTGGGGCAACACTTACAAACAATCCTCCGTTGAATGCTAATACTACCTATTATTATAAAGTAGTTCCAGTGAATGATATTGGTGACGCAACAGGGTGTGTTGAAACATCTTTTACAACAGGATCTAATCCATATGCACCGTACTGTGGCCCATTCACCTCTAGTACTCCAACTCAGATAACACCAATTACTTCTTTCACTTTAAATGGTGTAACTAATGATTCTGATACTACTGCTACAACATTTGGAAGTTTTGCTACAAATGAAAGTTTCACAGGTACTGCAATTGAAGTTAAAAATAATATAACCACAATACCTTTTAGTGTAACAGGAATTGGAGTTGCAAATAATGGTTGGGGTGCTTCGGTATTCATCGACTGGAACGAGGATGGAGACTTCCTAGATGCAGGTGAATCCTATTTCAATACTACAGCCACCATGTTAAGAACAACGACTGTGACCAATGGAAAAGCAACTCTTTCTGGCAACCTAGCTATACCTACTGGAGCTACATTAGGTCAAAAAAGACTGAGAGTTAAATACAATTTTACTGGTACTACTATTAACTTACCATTAACGACAGCTTGTACGGATTTAAGTAATGGACAAGTTGAAGACTACACTATTGATTATAAATCATTCCTAGCTGTATCTGACCTTAATAAAGCTGATATTTCCGTATATCCTAATCCATTCAAAGACATCTTGAAAATATCTGATGTAAAAGGCGTTAAGTCAATTACTGTAAATGATATGTCTGGAAGAGCGGTTAAATCTCTGGAGCCAGCTGCAGAAATCAACTTATCTAATCTTAAAGAAGGATTATATATCGTAAACCTTAAGATGGAAGACGGAAGCGTGAAAACTTTCAAAGCGATTAAAAAATAA
- a CDS encoding GEVED domain-containing protein, whose product MKKILLSCLLALGIGVNAQYDFSQDFEDDTTGFYQFGGGGFNTVNYCSATTSGSLTYSATVTQTGWFADLLEIGDLYGQTNNGQAMTVSFNYKKAANLTGTLYVMYAELNEETNSWSITTVGTGVTLGAAAITTCENLSTVIPAGTFDPNKNYGVGTWLQRSGTSTGALYIDDFVVKQAVVTNAPACTTFTSPANGSTISAGTAGLSWPSVPEAAGYKVTVGTTPGGSDVLNTSVIGTSINTSLVANTTYYAKVVPTNNVGDATGCQEITFMTNSTVGHCGPLTSSAPTAIAPIRSVSFAGMTNTSDPTPAGIGSFPVHQDYTSIEFPWYRDISTMPLSIVGSNNTNITNGWAMSVFIDWNNDGDFDDAGEAYFNTTPTMIRVVGIPTTIPVTGNITIPAGTSFGKKFMRIKYNFCGTTIHDALTTGCTNMINGQVEDYTINYIDALAVSDVAKKGVSVYPNPFTDVLNISDVKGVKSVSVNDISGREVKSLAPAAELNLSSLKTGLYIVNLKMEDGSVKTFKAIKK is encoded by the coding sequence ATGAAAAAAATTCTATTATCTTGTCTTTTGGCATTAGGTATTGGAGTCAATGCTCAGTATGACTTCTCTCAAGATTTTGAAGATGACACAACTGGTTTCTACCAATTTGGTGGAGGTGGTTTTAACACAGTGAACTATTGTAGCGCAACTACATCTGGGTCTTTGACTTACAGTGCAACAGTAACACAAACTGGATGGTTTGCAGATCTTTTAGAAATTGGAGATCTTTATGGTCAAACTAACAATGGTCAAGCTATGACTGTTAGCTTCAATTACAAAAAAGCAGCTAACCTTACAGGGACACTTTATGTAATGTATGCTGAGTTAAATGAAGAAACAAATAGCTGGTCTATCACAACTGTTGGAACAGGTGTAACTTTGGGAGCTGCGGCAATCACTACTTGCGAAAATCTTAGTACAGTAATTCCTGCAGGAACATTCGATCCAAATAAAAATTATGGTGTAGGGACTTGGTTACAAAGATCAGGAACTTCTACCGGTGCGCTGTATATTGATGATTTTGTTGTAAAACAAGCAGTAGTTACCAATGCTCCAGCTTGTACAACTTTTACAAGCCCAGCTAACGGAAGTACTATTTCTGCCGGAACTGCAGGATTATCTTGGCCAAGTGTGCCAGAGGCAGCAGGTTACAAGGTAACAGTAGGAACGACTCCTGGCGGATCTGACGTATTGAATACTTCAGTTATCGGAACATCTATTAATACTTCTTTAGTTGCTAATACAACTTATTATGCTAAAGTTGTTCCTACAAACAACGTAGGAGATGCAACAGGTTGTCAAGAGATTACTTTTATGACCAACTCTACTGTAGGTCACTGTGGTCCTTTGACATCTTCTGCTCCAACAGCTATTGCTCCAATCAGATCTGTAAGTTTTGCAGGAATGACTAATACTTCTGATCCAACTCCTGCTGGTATCGGAAGCTTCCCTGTTCATCAAGATTACACAAGTATAGAATTCCCTTGGTACCGTGATATAAGTACTATGCCTTTATCTATAGTAGGAAGTAATAACACTAATATAACAAATGGATGGGCAATGTCTGTGTTCATTGACTGGAATAACGATGGTGATTTCGACGATGCCGGAGAAGCTTACTTCAACACTACACCTACAATGATCAGAGTAGTGGGAATCCCTACAACAATTCCTGTAACTGGAAATATCACTATTCCTGCAGGTACTTCTTTTGGTAAAAAATTCATGAGAATCAAGTATAACTTCTGCGGAACTACAATCCACGATGCTTTAACCACTGGTTGTACTAATATGATCAATGGACAGGTTGAAGATTATACAATTAACTATATTGATGCTCTTGCCGTTTCTGATGTTGCTAAAAAAGGAGTTTCTGTATATCCTAACCCATTCACAGATGTTCTTAATATCTCTGACGTGAAAGGAGTTAAATCAGTTTCTGTAAACGATATCTCTGGTAGAGAAGTTAAATCTCTTGCTCCAGCAGCAGAACTTAATCTTTCTAGCTTGAAAACAGGTCTTTACATTGTAAACTTGAAGATGGAAGATGGAAGTGTTAAAACTTTCAAAGCTATCAAAAAATAA